The Mumia flava sequence ATCCTGCACCGCAAGACCCTCGCCGCGGCCGACGATCCGGACAGCAAGCGGATCGAGCTGATCGACGAGTACGAGCAGACGCTCGCCAACCCCTACATCGCGGCCGAGCGCGGCTACATCGACCAGGTGGTCCAGCCGCACGAGACCCGCGCCGAGATCGTCCGCGGCCTGCGGCTGCTGCGCACCAAGCGCGAGACGCTGCCGCCCAAGAAGCACGGGAACATCCCGCTGTGAGCGCCGACCCCACCCCCGTCGGTCGAGGCGCGAGCGACGACCCCACCCCCGTCGGTCGAGGCGCGAGCGACGACCCCACCCCCGTCGGTCGAGGCGCGAGCGAAGCGAGCGATCGAGACCCCACCACACCCCTCCTTCGCATCGTCAAGGGCGACCCGACGCCGGAGGAGACCGCGGCGCTGGTCGCGGTCGTGAGCGCCCGCGCGGCCGCAGCCGCAGCAGCGGCCGCGGCGAACACCCGCCCGAAGCGCCGCTCCGCGTGGGGCGACCCGGCCCTCGCCGTACGCCCGCCGCACCGTCACGGC is a genomic window containing:
- a CDS encoding acyl-CoA carboxylase subunit epsilon yields the protein MSADPTPVGRGASDDPTPVGRGASDDPTPVGRGASEASDRDPTTPLLRIVKGDPTPEETAALVAVVSARAAAAAAAAAANTRPKRRSAWGDPALAVRPPHRHGPDGWHRSALAR